One window of the Magnolia sinica isolate HGM2019 chromosome 19, MsV1, whole genome shotgun sequence genome contains the following:
- the LOC131235386 gene encoding UPF0496 protein 4-like: MVKVFPSYFSGFFIKGKNQTSPLDEDARQFCSSLSKDIERLECSLVDGSISLRWSAEAMNVLKKMHFEFLLFVEKSRPPISSEGKDWLDQYMKESVMLLDFCNVLKSAVSRIERYRMVVEFTVRKLNDDDTSIETKKIEMERLERECKKNPAIIEKWGDARLDKIIWECNESKKGITPVMFAIKSTVMIITSLLFSAFISTATVDVGDREACRKFPQLGLFGSSLMTLVYRYRERIQTPKANSGMGLVEHEMVERAVDDLKAQIAGGMVEGREKVVRSVEVLNKRSVDLKESLQMFDSAVNGVFDEVIKGRNKLLGMFGSTYLI, from the coding sequence ATGGTAAAGGTCTTTCCTTCATACTTTTCTGGGTTTTTTATCAAGGGGAAGAACCAAACTTCTCCTTTGGATGAGGATGCTCGACAGTTCTGTTCTTCTCTTTCGAAGGATATCGAAAGGCTGGAATGCTCGTTGGTTGATGGATCGATTTCTCTTCGATGGTCTGCAGAAGCCATGAATGTTCTAAAGAAGATGCACTTTGAGTTCCTTCTCTTCGTCGAGAAATCAAGACCGCCCATCTCTTCAGAAGGCAAGGATTGGTTGGATCAGTACATGAAAGAAAGTGTGATGTTGTTGGATTTCTGCAACGTGTTGAAATCTGCTGTCTCTCGGATCGAAAGGTACCGGATGGTGGTCGAGTTCACAGTAAGAAAATTGAATGACGATGATACTTCTATTGAGACGAAGAAGATTGAAATGGAGAGACTGGAAAGAGAGTGTAAGAAGAACCCAGCTATCATTGAGAAATGGGGAGATGCAAGATTAGATAAAATCATATGGGAATGTAATGAAAGCAAGAAAGGTATAACTCCTGTTATGTTTGCTATTAAGAGTACTGTGATGATCATaacctctctcctcttttctgCATTTATTTCAACGGCTACTGTCGACGTCGGCGACAGAGAAGCCTGTCGCAAATTTCCTCAATTAGGTCTATTTGGATCATCGCTTATGACGTTGGTTTATCGTTATCGGGAGAGGATTCAAACACCCAAGGCAAATTCAGGAATGGGTCTTGTGGAACATGAAATGGTCGAGAGGGCAGTCGATGATCTGAAAGCTCAGATTGCTGGAGGGATGGTTGAGGGAAGAGAGAAGGTTGTGAGGTCTGTTGAAGTTCTAAATAAAAGGTCTGTTGATCTCAAGGAAAGTCTGCAGATGTTTGATTCTGCAGTGAATGGAGTTTTTGATGAGGTTATTAAAGGAAGGAATAAGCTGTTGGGAATGTTTGGCTCTACTTATCTGATATAG